The Candidatus Bathyarchaeota archaeon genome includes the window AGCCTAAACCAACACCTACACCAACCACGCCCACACCTACAACACCAACGCCAACCACTACACCAACACCTACTCCGACGCCCAAACCTAAAAAAGAGTTAAAAGTATGGTCCATGAGCCCCTTCGTTCCACCTCAAACAACATGGCAAAACGAGAAATGCTACGAATGGGGATTAAAGAATGACGTAGATGTAAAGATGACTTATATTCCTTCAGCGGAATTTTGGCCGAAGCTTACGGTAAGCATTGAAGCTGGCACCCCACCTGACTTGGTGATTAAAGGATGGGGAGGAACCGTCTTAGCCGAAAGAGAAAAGATCGTCCCCATTGACGACGTAATTGAAAGACTAGGAAAAGACGATATCTATCCTCAGAAGCTTACTGAGGCAACCTACAAAGGCCACTACTATATGCTGCCAAACCACTTTGAAATTTCATGGTATCATGTTAGGACCGATTTATTCAAGAAAGCCGGCGTTGAACTTCCGAAGAACTTAGAAGAGTTATTAGAAGTATCGAGGAAAGTAAACCAGATAGAGAAAGGCGTATATGGATTCGGTATTCCATTCGGCTTGAAGTCCTCAGATGCGATCTATCACTTACTTGACTACTCATACGTATATGGCGCTGGCATCGCAAAGGGCAGGAAGCCAGAGGATGTGTTGATCGGGAAGGAGCCGTATCGTACTGGTTGGAAGAAAGGCTTTGAATACTTAAGAACATATTGGAAAGAGAAGTTGACGCCGCCTGATTCACCTGAATGGACTGATGCATCAAATAATGTAGCCTATATCGGAGGAGCGGTAGCCATTGCTTTCAATCCGCCCAGTATATGGTACGCAGTTATGACAGGGAAGCCCGAACTGGCAGCTGTTACGAAACTTTGGAGCATACCAGATGATCCACTGGATATGAATGACGAATATGCCTATGTGTTGAAGGGCCCCAACTCTGATTTGGCCAAAGACTTGCTTTACTCAATATATGCTGACAAGGATAAGTACCGTGAGGTTTACTGTAAGGCCGGAGGCTATTATGCGCTTCCAATCTTCAAGAGTCAAATGGAGAAAGTTGCCAAGGAGTGGGAGACTCGTGCAGCTTTCGTCACTCAATTCATACAAAACCCCAAAGAAGTCGCAGAGAAAACAAAGGGCTCTGTACCTCCAGCTATTCAGCCACTGGAAAAGTGAGACCCACTTCTCGATCGCTGGTGGGCTGGCTGGTAACTCACAGAATTCCTGCAGAGGGCTGTCGTCAAGGGAGAGGACCTCGACAAAATAATTGATGAAATGCACGACACATACATCAAGGATCTTAAAGAGACATTCAAACTATGAATACAAAGTTAGCTAGTTGGCTCTACATATTACCTGCCTTAGCTATAATTACCTTTATCTTTTTTTTCCCAGTTACCTACGCTTTTATCTTAAGTTTCTTTAGAAAACCATATTTCACATCTGAGATTTCATGGGTCGGTTTTGATAATTACAAAATCATTCTGAATAAGCCTTACTTCAACATATCTCTTTTGAATACTCTTATTTATGGATTTGGGGCTGTTCTCATAAAGGCCACACTAGGATTATGTGTAGCTCTCTTTCTTAACAGAAAGTTCATCGGTCAAGGATTCTTGAGAGCAATTGTGGTTCTTCCTTGGGCGATCCCCGTATTTGCTGTATGTGTAATATTTTGGTTTGTATACGACTTTAGAGGTATTGGAAATATCTTCCTGCGACAGCTTGGGATTCCACCACATCACTGGCTTGGAGAGCAATCGGCTATGCCTTCCGTAATCCTAGTCAATGTCTGGAAGGGCTGGCCTTTCTTTTTCCTAGGATTTATTACAGGATTNNNNNNNNNNTGTTGATGGGGCATCACCTATTAGGAAACTAACAAGTATTACGTTGCCATTATTGGTGCCAGTAATAGTCACAGTAGTTATTTTATCTTTGATTTGGACAATGGCAGATTTTACCACTATTTACATGCTTACTGGAGGTGGTCCCCTCGATAGAACCCTCACAATTCCTATGTCCAGCTATAAGGTCGCTTTCTTCTCTGAACAAAACTTATCTCTTGCTTCTGCTTACAACATTTTAATGTTACCACTATATTTATTTCTGATATACATTCTTTTAAGGAGGTTAACAGTCTGAAAAAAATCTTTAGAATCATTAAAGTTCTGTCTAATCTTTTCGGGGCTTCTCTAATTCTGTTATTCATTGCGCTTCCACTCTACTGGGTATTCAGAACCTCAATCTCGCCACCTGAGGAAGCATGGGAATGGGGATTTCCTAAAGAGCCGACTCTCTCAAATTTCGTAAATGTGTTTACGTATAAAATGGGAGGAATGAGTGAAAGGTGGGAAAAAATAGCACTGGCTGCAGGAGCACCGGATATGGTAACTCCCATAAAAAATAGCTTTATAATAGCCACTTCTACGGCGTTCTTAGCTACATTGTTAAGTATTTTTGCTGCTTACAACCTTGCAAGAATGAGATATAAAGGTAAAAGGCTTGTGTCATCTACCATTTTGATATCATACGTCTTTCCTGTCTTTATGCTTTTGATTCCTTTATCGGTAATTTATTATCAGCTAGGACTGTTAGATAGCTTACTCGGTGTTATCTTAGCGCACTTGGCTTATACACTTCCTTTCTCTATCTTTATATTGTCTAGTTACTTACAGGATCTTCCGATAGAGATCGAAGAATCCGCTCTCATAGACGGATGTTCAAGATTTCAAAGTCTCATTAAAGTTGTCCTCCCTTTGATCACACCTGCTATCGTCACTGCTGCGATGTTTTCATTTATCTTATCTTGGGATGACCTTCTATTCCCGTTAATTTTATTAACTTCAAAAGAAAATTATCCATTGCCCGTTCAAATTACATTTTTCCTATTTGGAGGTGAAGTTTTATCTCCAGAATTTCTATCAGCTGTCATCATGTTTACAGCAACAATTCCTTGCATATTATTTTATCTTGCCCAAAAATATATTAGGGCTGGATTATTTGCTGGCGCTGTTAAAGCTTAGCGTTACGTATAAAACAGACAATTTAAATACATTGAACCTTTAAATATAGTGTTCCATCGGTGAAGGAGGATTAAAATGAGGGCCTTAGTCAAGACCACTTATGGTGTTGGAAATTTAGAAGTTATTGAAGTTGATAGACCTAAACTCATGGAGGATGAGGTGCTGGTCAAAGTCAAAGCGGGGGCAGTATGTGGTAGTGACATTAACTTTTACTTAGATAAATTGAGAACATATAATCCTCCAGTAATTCTAGGCCATGAAGTTTCTGGAATTGTGGAGGAGGTGGGGGAAAAAGTTAGAGATGTGAAAATAGGAGATGAAGTATCGATCGAGGCCAATCCTTACGCCTGCGGTGACTGCTACTACTGTTGGTCAGGAAAGGAAAATTTATGTCTGAAAAGAAGGGGTTTAGGATACGAAGTGAATGGTGGTTTTGCTCAGTATGTTAAAGTGCCAGCAGATATGGTAGTAAAAAAGACCCCCATATTATCCTTTGAGGAAGCAGCTATGATGGATATAAATGTGGCTGTTCATGCTGTTCTTGATAGGTCAACCATAAAACCTCGAGATAATGTAGTTA containing:
- a CDS encoding extracellular solute-binding protein; this translates as MSPFVPPQTTWQNEKCYEWGLKNDVDVKMTYIPSAEFWPKLTVSIEAGTPPDLVIKGWGGTVLAEREKIVPIDDVIERLGKDDIYPQKLTEATYKGHYYMLPNHFEISWYHVRTDLFKKAGVELPKNLEELLEVSRKVNQIEKGVYGFGIPFGLKSSDAIYHLLDYSYVYGAGIAKGRKPEDVLIGKEPYRTGWKKGFEYLRTYWKEKLTPPDSPEWTDASNNVAYIGGAVAIAFNPPSIWYAVMTGKPELAAVTKLWSIPDDPLDMNDEYAYVLKGPNSDLAKDLLYSIYADKDKYREVYCKAGGYYALPIFKSQMEKVAKEWETRAAFVTQFIQNPKEVAEKTKGSVPPAIQPLEK
- a CDS encoding sugar ABC transporter permease, which gives rise to MNTKLASWLYILPALAIITFIFFFPVTYAFILSFFRKPYFTSEISWVGFDNYKIILNKPYFNISLLNTLIYGFGAVLIKATLGLCVALFLNRKFIGQGFLRAIVVLPWAIPVFAVCVIFWFVYDFRGIGNIFLRQLGIPPHHWLGEQSAMPSVILVNVWKGWPFFFLGFITG
- a CDS encoding sugar ABC transporter permease yields the protein VDGASPIRKLTSITLPLLVPVIVTVVILSLIWTMADFTTIYMLTGGGPLDRTLTIPMSSYKVAFFSEQNLSLASAYNILMLPLYLFLIYILLRRLTV
- a CDS encoding carbohydrate ABC transporter permease gives rise to the protein MSERWEKIALAAGAPDMVTPIKNSFIIATSTAFLATLLSIFAAYNLARMRYKGKRLVSSTILISYVFPVFMLLIPLSVIYYQLGLLDSLLGVILAHLAYTLPFSIFILSSYLQDLPIEIEESALIDGCSRFQSLIKVVLPLITPAIVTAAMFSFILSWDDLLFPLILLTSKENYPLPVQITFFLFGGEVLSPEFLSAVIMFTATIPCILFYLAQKYIRAGLFAGAVKA